AttagagaatgaatgaaagaacaaaagcCAGGTTGGTAGGGAGAAGAGAGATGAACATCAAAGGGACATGGTAAGGCCCACTGCATGGTGGCTAAGAATGTATGGCATCTCCATTGGATTATCATCTCACAGTATAAAGAGTAATGAGAACCAGTCTCCATTCTCAAAAGCAAGTCCTAGCTGTCATGCATGGTGACAAATGAATGGAACAAGGTCAGATGTCAGCCACAGATTCTTGTGTAGGACCAAAAAATGGACCAGTATGATAAAGACCTGCTTTCTCTTTGGATACATGTGGAGGAAGTTGCATAATCCCTGAGAGATTAGAAACAGAACTTGGAAGGAGCAGTGATAGCCATGAGAAgtggggaatgaatgaatgggcctAAATTGCAAATCAGAAGTCATTGAGAAATTGTTGGATTGGATTGAAAAAAGGCAGAACTGAGTTacaatttccaaaaataaaatatcattaggagttcctgttgaggcacagtggaaacaaatctgactagtacccatgagggtgtgggttccatccctggccttgttcagtgggtcagggatctggaattgccgtgagctgtactgtagtttgcacatgtggctcagacaCCAagttgctgtgtggtgtaggtcagaagctacagctctgattcgaccccctaagctgggaatttccatgtgctgtgggtgcggccctaataagctaaaataataataatttcaattaaactattgaaatgaaattatacaaacaAAGTTCCATTTTTGCTTGCCCAGTTTTTGAGCACTATGGTGACTGAAAATTCACTTGTTATATGTACTAGTGCTTCTTGAACCCACATCCATAACAGCCATCATAATCCATCTTTATTCACCCTTCTTCATTCATCCCAGAGGAAGGCACAAGTTTTCTCACTGCAGCAATGCAAGAAGTCCTCATCAATTGATGAGAAATGACATGAATGTTCAAACTTACATGCTACACATgtaataaaggaatgaaattgagGAATAAATCCTCACCCACACTCTGCCCCACCCTAGGTTAGGGCTGACTGAGGCAAAATCAAAGTGATTTAAAGATTTCTAGTCTATCATTTAAAACTTCAATTTCCTCCATTAAGTCCTTGCGTAAAATGCCatgaaatattaatttgtttGACCTCAATATTTCTGTGTGCTAAAACACAAATACCAGAAGAATCACACAAACTTCCATTTTTCACAACAACACAGTATCAAATAATTCATCTGACTGctgttctttcttatattttatggAGGTATTGTTgccttatattagtttcaggtgtacaacatagtgattctatATTTTACAGATTGCATACCATATGAAGTTATTTCAGTGTGATTGACTATATTACGTGTGCTGTACATTACAGCCCtgtgatttatttacttttataagtGGGaatttgtgcctcttaatccccttcacctattttgcccatatctgcacccccacctccctcaaTTGTggcaaccactggtttgttctctgagtatctttctgttttgttatatttgttcatttattttggtgtttagattctacacataagtgaaaactatggtatttttctttctctctatgaTTCTGAATGTTTTTCTGTATAATTCATTCTTTACCTAAATTAAAAGTGTCTTTCACATCATTTTATACCAAAGGCTTCTTCCTATTTAGTTActgccattgattttttttttaaattgaagtacatccattgttctttcttgcttgcttgcttgatGTTTTGATGGCTTTCTGGCTTGCTGGCTTGCTTgtgtgtttgcttgctttttagtgccacacccacagcatatgtaaattcccaagttaggggtcaaatgggaactgcagctacaactacaccacagcaacagcaatgtgggatctgagccacatctgtgacctataccactgctcacagcaacaccagatacctaacctcctgagtgaggccagggatcaaaccctcaccttcatggatcctagtcaggttcattaaccactgagccacaaagggaactcctggaagcattTCTGATTaaacagaacaaataatccttccttcattctgaaaaaatatatatatatggaaaagcaGCCATCACTAAAAGAGAAGAACACACAGGCAAGGAATAGCAGAAAGAGTCAAGTGATGAATTCACTCTGAGCCCACTGAGGTGAGGAAGAATAGAGACCAAAACATGTGTAAAGGCATAGAGCTGGCCAAATAATAGTCAATTAAGTGATTTCTTTGTCATAAATCTAATACACCAAAAGCCCAGGATAGCCATAGGATATCcatattttggaagaattttaaaaaaagaaccatggTGCCATCAGCACATGATTGGGGAACACAGATGCTGCAATTGGGGAGCACCTGATCTGATTTGGAGGTCAAATACACACACCAACACCTGCAAAAACTTCTAGAAATTTAACTGTAGCAGAgtgtttatatattcattttactttGCATGCATGTAGATTTCTACACAgatgtatataaaaatttaagagaCCGAATTTGGCTGAAGTTAGAAATATAGGGAAATATGGGAGGTTAtgaataaatatggaaaaagtaAAGGGAATATGATTTTCTAGAGAGGAGAGGTATTATGGTGTGGGTCTATCATTGTAGCATATGAAACAAGACATGGGTAGAACTGTCCAACTGCAGCATGACAGAGACCATGGGGTGGAAAATGACAGGGCGTGGTTCCAGTTGATGAAAGAATATTTCTCCATGGAAGACTTTCCTcagaggctgtgtgtgtgcaggagtgtgcatgtgtgcacacatcgTCACACCCCACACTTTGTAATCAGGGTCCACAAATTTTCATGGAGTTAGCAGTGGAAAGACTATCCATATGAGACTTAATCCTGCTTATCAGTTTTTCCAAGCCCTGtttcatgtctttatttcttaaaCTGTAGATAAATGGGTTCAGCATTGATGTCAGCACAGTGTAGATGACTGTTGCTATTCGGTCCTTGACAGAGTAGCTGGACAATGGCTGGAAATACACATAACTAATACTCCCATAAAACAGAGTCACCACAGTGAGATGGGAgctgcaggtggagaaggctttgcaTTTTCCAGAAGCTGAGGGGATTTTGAGGACAGCAATGAGGATTCTCAGGTAAGAGATGACAATGCAGCCAAATGGGGCCATCACAGAGGCCAGCCCTTCTGTCATGGCAACAACTCTATTGACAGATGTAGACGAGCAGGCCAGCTTCAGAACGGGGTTCACATCACAGAAGAAGTGATGGATAATATTTGATGCACAGAAGGTGAGCCGACTGACCAGGAGGACATGCAGGAGGGAGTGAAGGTAGGAGAAATCTGTGAGGGCAGCCAGTAGCAGCACACAGCGTCTGTGGTTCATAACAGTGACATAGTGGAAAGGGTTACAAATGGCTACATAGCGGTCAATGGCCATAGCTGCCAGGAGATAACTGTCCATGTTTCCAAAGGCCAGGAAGAAATACATCTGTGCCAGGCATTCATTGTAGGAAATGGTCTTTGTCTCTGATAGGAAGTTCAGCAACATCTTGGGGACTATAACTGTTGTGTAGCAAATATCAGTAAAGGACAAGACACttaggaagaaatacatggggtTTTGGAGTTGAGGATCAGAGCGGATAGCCAAGATGATGAGCAGATTTCCCATCAAGGTGACCAGGTACATGATAAGAAAGAGGACAAAGAgtggtttttgttcctctgggTGAGAAGAGAGTCCCAATAGGATGAATTCAGAGAGTCTTGTGAGGTTGGACATTCCCATGGATGTGTGTGTACTTACAGATAAACAATACTGTCAGTTGATGGTTCTTACAGTAAGGaggacatggattttttttccatcttgtcCTTACACTGAGTAGGTATAAATACAGTTTCTATTGCAATATTCTTCATCctgaatatggaaaaaaaaacatatccaaAGGTGTGCTTTCACttggtcttttaaaatctttgagatAAGTGATGTTCAGAAACAGATACAGGGCAGCAttgttgagagagagaaagggagagaggaagagagagggagaaggtggttgagagttttatttccctttttctatTTCCTACTCCATGTCTGATGATCACAGGAACCACAGAGTCAGTCTGCAAAGCAGGTTTAGGTCTGCCTCTGATTAAGGATTATCAGTGATTAACCCACATCTTGATAATCATAAGATAAGTTATCTAACTTGTGGTTGATGAgtagtcatcttttaaaatagaagatgCTTCTTTCCACATCATTTATAATGGAAGGAAGAAAGCCATTCAAAAAGTATTGAGCTGAATGTAGGcattccccctgtggcacaacagtATTAGCAGGCCTCTCTGGAGAActgagatgcagattcaatccctggcctggcacagcggattaaggattgagcattgttgaagctgtggcataggtcacaactgtggctcagatctgatctctggcctggaggctgagaaggagGAAGTGAACTTGGATGAGAAAATTCTCTCCAAACCTTTCTATTCATCAGCTGATGATACAAATCCTGAGGTCAGTGGAGAGTGCTTCACAAGCAATGAGTAAAGGAAGATTCACTTTTGGAATATAGATCAAAAACCTCTAGATTTCACATGAACATAAGTTAACACTTTTATTTAGTATCCAGTGATGACTAATTCTCTGAGATCAGAGATTCACACGTTCTCATCAGGCATTCATTCCAAAGCTGATGTCTTACCTGGGAAGAACATGGTAGTCCTGCTTCATgtatttagttcatttttttttacattatactcTATGGGATGATttgtcaaaaaagacaaaattgagCCAAGAAACAGCATACAGCAAAGGCACCTGATTGACTGCAGACAATCTTCTTGTGCTTCTTGAAAGTGATGCTCCCTTTCTTGGATTCTCATGGTCCTCTGCCAGGTGTAGATAcagctcctgctttcctcctGGGAACATCCTCTACTACTGTGTCACTAAGTCCCTGGTGTTTGGTGGAGGGGAGAGTATGCACACAAACATCCATTATCTTTGTGCAAGACTGTCTCCACAGATTCAGGAGAAATTACAAGTCTTCTCCCTCCTGGGTGGCCCCACATCCCTTTCTTCAACTTCTGGGTGTAGTGCAACTTCTTCCTCACCTGACGTAGGTGtccaagaaggaaaataatgttcTGGACCTGGCTCTTCCAACCCCTGTGAGGGCTTAACTGGGAGATGTCTCATGTACCACAGAGGATGGAGTACCAGGCAGGGACATCTGGGTCCAATCTTGCCcttgaaactataaaacatcCACCCTGCCACCCCCAAATCTCTCCATTTCTCCAAAGGACAGCTACACCCAGAGTTCCTCCCTCCCACAACATGTTATGCATCTTCTGCCTCATTGCTCTCAAGTTCAGATACAAACTGCTAGTTCAGTAGCTGTGCCCTTATGCCTCTGTCCTCTAACAAAAGGGAGGGCCATACCTTTGGAAACTAACCTTAGGTCAACCTTCCTTTATCAGCCAACACCCAAGTCTACTGCTCAGATATTTGTTTACCATTCCCTGCTACAACCCCTGGGGAAAGCGATCAGCTTCAGACATTTCACTATTTAATGGATAAAAGCACACAGCACCCACACATCAGGGTCTTGGCATCCCCTGCCAAATACATGGTGCTCATTTCCTGTcactttttttgggtctttttagtgctgcacccatggcatatggaggttcccaggctaggggtattatcagagctgtagctgccagcctacaccacagccacagcaatgctggatcttaccccactgagtgaggccagggatggaacccacattctcatggttcctagtcagatttgcttctgctgagccacaatgggaattcccaagattTCTTACTACATCTTAGAGTTCAACCACCTCACTTCCTTCTATTtctccattcatttgtttttcctgGCTAAAATACAGTCTCATATATGAAGCATACCTTGATAACCTGATTAGAATGAAATATCTGTCTTTGCTGTTTTAGTCTTATATATGAATTTCTTATAAATACAAATCATGTCCATTGTTATATGATCTTTCATCTGAAGGCAACTAATATTTATGTATTCAGTAATTTGTAAGCCATTGTCACATGATGCACACAACAGACTCATATCCTGAGCCCTTATTGTCTCCCTTTTATGTGACTTCAACAAATAAGgtaactagaaaaataaagactaaaccAAGGATTCTTTGAAGCCAAACCACATTGTTGGATCAATTACTGCACTAAAAGGCCTCTctattttgctttgaaaaaattaaacatttttgttaagGAACAGCTTTAAATGGCTTAGGGAGCCAAAAtttagtcatttctttctttccagataAAGCTTGAAAGCTCTTTGTTGCCCTGATTCAAATCCAGGCTTTATTTCAGACACTATGTGCTATATTGCCAATTGTCCAGCTATTTTATCAATAAAATCATATCTATCTATTGCTAATATATACAAATAgtatacacacagacataaatGAGAGGAGAATGAATACagtatgtgagaaaaaataattagacACAAAAAAGGGAGTAATGGGGaactgacaaaacaaaaaaaagatgaaagacatagaaaacaagtaaaaaatgGTAGAAGTTAAGTCCTTCCTTAGGTgtgattactttaaatgtaaattaattaaactATTCAATTAAAAGGAAGAGGTTGGCAGAATGGGTTTGTAAAAACAAACAGCCATGATCTGATGGTAAACTGTATACAAGTGACTCAATTTACATACAGAGccacaaataaaagagaaaggttggaaaaagatattcattgaaaagagtaacaaaaagaaagctgaaatggCTATGCTAATTAtcaaaaaatagactttaagtaaaaaaatgttacatgagataaataagacattatagaTTGATTAAAAAGGTCAGTACTTCAAGAAGATACAAATCCTGGTCAcccactatgctgtacattagatctccagaactaaTTCATCTTACAAGTGGAAGCTTGTACTCTTCAATCAACATCTTGCCATTTCTCTCACAGCTACCCCCCTCCTGCAGCCCCCTGCAACCAGTAATCTATCTACTCTGATTATGTGAGTTggatttttttagtttccacacaCAAGTCATATCACACAGTACTGGCATTTGATgcctgactttctttttctttctttctttctttctttctttctttctttctttctttctttctttcttctttcttctttctttctttctttctttctctctctctctctctctctctctctctctctctttctttctttctttcttcctccttccttccttccttccttccttccttccttttttctttttagggtcacacatgtggcacatggaggttcccaggctaggggttgaattggagctatagttgctggcctacatcacagccacagcaacaccagatccaaacagttctgtaacctacaccacagctcatggcaatgctggatccttaacccactgaatgacgcCAGgaattgaacgtgcatcctcatggatgctagtcagatttgtttttgtggagccatgacaggaactcctgtctgacttatttcacttagcataatgtctttatGGTCCATCCATGCTCTTCTAAATGACAAGATCTCCTTCTTTTTCATGCCTGGAtcatattccattgcatatatatacagcACATTTTCTTTGTACATTAATTTGCCAGTGCACACTCAGGTTGtttcttggatattgtgaatgaTGTTGCAGTGAACctgcagtttgttttgtttttttgttttttggggtttttttttgtctttttttgcaatttcttaggccgctccagtggcatatggaggttccccagctaggggtcaaatcggagctgcagccaccagcctacaccagagccacagcaacgcaggatccgagccgcgtctgcgacctacaccacagctcatggcaatgccggatccttaacccactgatcaagggcagggactgaacccgcaacctcatggttcctagtcggatttgttaaccactgcatcaccacgggaactccgaacctGTAGTTTTAATGTATCACTGTACCAGCGTACAAGCAGTGGCTCACTTCCCCTTTTCACACAGCAGTTTTGTGAGCACTGATGTGGGTGGATGTGATTTTTCATTCTTACCACCCTATGCACATTAGCTAGAAATCTTCCTGGAGCAATGATCCAAGgcaaaattaaattgtaaaaacTAACCAAAATTTACAACTTAAGTGTAAACAAAACTATAACACTCAGTAAAATTCAAATGAACAATATTAAGGTAATGTGATAGATTGTGTTTATTGAAATGAAATTGGCCCTAttaagtataatagaaaaaataagtaacCTTAGATGTGGTTTCAATTTTAATGTTTCTATAGTTTTTGCTTTAATAATACTTATATGCTGAATGGGTATTTAAAGAAGTAGACATAAATGATGTTAGTAATATCAAACTCTGTTTAATAGCTTAGGGAAATCAAATATCATACTGAGCACAAATTGCCAGTAAGGAATCCTAAGAGACCAAAATTATTAGAATGCCATTTCACAACTTTTTAGAACTGTGCTGTTCACTTGAAAAAGTTTAGTATTTTGATTTTGTCTTGATCAGCATGAAATGAGTATCTAGAGGGCTAATGGGATCTAATTAATCACAGCAGTAATAATTACCATTAATTGAGTCCTTTATATGTGCTAGGCAGTGTCTTTATGTCATtattaatagtatttatttattatctcttaCTATCTGTGTAGTAGCTCATTATCTTTCTGCAACAATCAAATTTATCACGATGGTTGTACTGTGTCTTAGAGGCAATGATGGTAATCTTTCTAACATAAAATGATGTAGCTGCCATGACCACATATTTGTTCTGGTGAGCGGGAGAACCTCTGAGCTTTTGTACTTGTCTTCAGGAATGGTGACAGATAAACAAGTATGGTGGGCAGAATTCTAAGGTGACTTTCAAGTACTCTACCCCATGGTCTATATGCCTTTCATATTTTCTGGGACTGTGAAACTGATAGATTTTACTCCTGTGATGAGGTTATGTTATATGGCTCATGTGACTTtaagaaagattattttaatgGGCTGGACCTAACCACAGGAGATTTCTTTAAATATCAGTAGGAGTTCAGAGACAGAGGAAGTCAAAGATCAGAAGCATGAGATGGAGTCCAGGAGGACCTGGAGATAAAGGGTGCCACATGGCAAAGATTGGGACTTCCCTCCAGGAGTCCTGGAGGCTGGCAGGGAGATGGGAcccctattttaaaaatgcaagtaaatgaattctaccaaaatcTGAATGAGTTTGGAAGGATTGTTCCTCTTCAGAGGTTCCAGAAGGGAACTCAGCCAAGTCCACACCTTGACTTCAGCCAAGTGATATTCTTGTGATGCTATCACCATGATTTATGACTGTTGAGGTTGACATTGATCACCTGAATTAAGTAGTGTTTGTGAGGCTTCTCCACTGTAAACTTACCCCCATCCCCACTTCATACGGTCTTCTTTGGGGACAGTCAGGATGCACAGCCCATGTGGAATGGGGAGTTATACCCCCATTGTGGGAAGTGGAACTGccacaggtttatttttttatttttattttttttatttccccaatacattattattttttttctactttactgcatggtgacccagttacatatacatgtatatattcttttttctcacattattatgctccattataagtgactagacatagttcccagtgctacacagcaggatctgctaatccattccaaaggtaatagtctaCATCTAATCCCAAGATCCCAATTCATACCactccccctcttcccccttggcaactacaagtctatcctcaaaatccatgattttctttactgtgaaaaggttcatttgtgctgtatattagattcaaaACATTCATATGGCATTCATATGGCattcatatggcatttgtctttctcttttaaacttaAGTTTTAAATAGTCTTTCAATGGTTTTCTAATACACAATCTTAAAAAATGGCTTTATGTGAATATCTGATTGGAGCTGGGTGGGTgtgctgaggaggaagaggaggctctCCCTGTTGCAGAGGACTATGTTTTGGCCACCATGATAGCTGGGTCTCCAGGCTGTTTGGGGACAGAGGCATCTGGGCACAGGTTCTTTTAGGAGGAAGAACATATTGGAATTCATGCCATTGGGATTCAAGGGAGGGCTCCAAGAAGTTAATTAGTCCCTGAAGGAGGGAATTAGAAAGTTTGTAATCATAGTCTCTCTAGAGTGTTGCGCATTGTGGCTGTGTTTCAGTGCAGCATCACTTACTGAGAGGAGACCATTAAATGTTTCCTGATCTATTTAATGTCTGGGGATTCGTGAACACTCTGAGGCTAATTCAACTTCCCATGTTCAAAAATTGAAAGAGAGAACCTTCTAAAATgttgcttcaggagttccctggtggcctagtgattaaggatccaatattgtcatggctgtggcttgggttcctgctACAGCATGGGTTCTACCCTTGGCCAGggcatttccacatgccaagggtgtggccaaaatgtACTGCTGAAAATATCAGGTCAATGACTGTATTATGTTCCTTTGTATATATAAACTAGTTCTGTATTATCTGGTCTGTTCAAGCAGtataacaaaataattatttttaaattgaaaattaacAATCAAAAAAACCTAAACTTGGATATATACTTCCCAATTGAGGAAGgcataaaaaattagaaaaacaaaacaacagcaacaacaggagttcccactctggcacagcaggttaggcatctggcattgcctctgtagtggcttgagtttgatccctggcccagtacagtaggttaaggatctggtgttgccacagctgtggcactggttgcagctttggcccctggcctgtgactttccatgtgctgggggtgcatccataaaaaaacaaaacaaaacaaagcaaaacaacagcaAAGTCTTAACAAGAGCTTATCTACATACCAAAGAAGGTATGAGAgtaacaaaaatatgaaacagaatgCTTGCAATGGTTCTCAGAAAATAGAATCCACTATTCTCACCCCACTGATCCTTCatcaatttgttaaaaatactCTTTGACAAGCCTGTTTCagagaaattttcatttcagaaattttcctttttcttaactCCTACATAGTCTCCAATTCACCTCCAGGTGGTGAATCATCATGTGAGAATAGTAGAGAAAAAAGCTTCTTGGCTTCCATATGCCCCCATGACCACCACCCACTTCTGTGAACCAGCTGTGGAGGGGCAGCAATATGACATACTTATGAGTcttccttttttctgctttttttttagggctgtacccacagcacatgtaagttcccaggcacGGGGTAGAatcagctgtgggcctatgccacagccacagcaacttaggattgagccgcatctgcagcctacaccacagttcaccataATGCTGGATcaccaactcactgagtgaggccagggattgaacctacatccttgtggatactagtgagatttatttctgctgtgccacaatgggagctcccatatatatgagtcttttcattttcctctgaatAACCTTCCAGTCCCTGAACCACATGCCAGCTTGGCTTCTTATTCCTCTCTAACATCTCTGTGCTGCTGAgatttagttttccttttcctccccctgTGAATCCTTATAATAACTCTTTCAAAGATCTCTGGAACACGGTGAGAGTTGGAAGCCATTCATCCATCCTTTTGTGTTGTGGAAAATGGCTGAGCTCTTACCCCCGTGCAGCCAGCGTCAGAATACACCACTTCATTACTACCCCTCTGTAGCATCAACTGACCTGAACTCAGGAAAAACTTTCCCTGATCAACTATCCAGTCTCACCAGCTAATTCCATGTCTCCACACATGGTTCTTTCTAGccctgttcccttctctctattaaaaaaaagtcctttacTGCCTGACGTTTGAGACCTTTGCAGATTTCATTGTGGGGGAGCCTCATATGCAATAGAAGCCCTCCCCCAATTGCCTCAGACCCTTCCCCAAGCCCCTGACAAACAAAGTCTCTCCTTACTTAAGCCTGGAGATATTTGTTAATTTGGCACCTGCCACTTGAAAGTATATGTGTTCCATAAACAacaggatttactgtatagcacagggaactattttcaaCTTCTTATAATAACCcatagtggaaaataattttaaaaaatatgactgaatcacttttctgtacacttgaaataacagaccattgtaaaccaactatgcttaagttaaaaaaaaaaatctgtgtgtgtgttctgtgccTCGTAaatgaaaaataccaaataacataaaattttgcTCCAAAAGCTTGGTTATTTACACTGTCTAGGCTATTTTATCTCCTTGCTATCTCATAGGTTTTTGGCTATCAGATTGTTGgcttataatatataatataatctttgtttttaagtCCAGGATACTGGTAATTGAGtggaaaagaacaagaaattTGTTGAACAAACAAATTCACAGACCTCTGTTTGCCAAAGAAATGTATGGACTAGCAGTGACATTAATATTTTTCAGAACATCCAAATAAACAGAAGCTCTTTTTCCTATGCAATCAAGGTTAGTAGGTTGGCTTGAATCTGTTAAGAAAGAAGGATCCCCAGTAGATGGGAACACCTATTATTAGGGTCACTGTTACCCAATATTCCCTCCCTGGGAAGATACAGTTGGATTCAGGTCAAATGAAATTAATAAGGAGAGACTTTAATGTACCTTCAGCTGTGCCAGGTGGGAAGCAGGGAAGAGAATGCTAAGATGATGTACTCTTGAGGACGTGGCCTGGAACTGCTTAATCAAGAGTCACCTGGTGGGCTGACTCCATTTGTTTGACATATAATAATTATGGAAGTCAGGATCTGAATATTTGAGATgatgcagaggaaggaatcaTTGTTCTGACTTTTATAATGGGAAACAGATCTTTCTGTTGAGAAGCCCTTGGGTTAATGCTGGAGTCCAGCTCCATTGGCCAGGGATGCGCACCCTGTCGGGGA
The nucleotide sequence above comes from Phacochoerus africanus isolate WHEZ1 chromosome 2, ROS_Pafr_v1, whole genome shotgun sequence. Encoded proteins:
- the LOC125121371 gene encoding olfactory receptor 1L3-like — translated: MGMSNLTRLSEFILLGLSSHPEEQKPLFVLFLIMYLVTLMGNLLIILAIRSDPQLQNPMYFFLSVLSFTDICYTTVIVPKMLLNFLSETKTISYNECLAQMYFFLAFGNMDSYLLAAMAIDRYVAICNPFHYVTVMNHRRCVLLLAALTDFSYLHSLLHVLLVSRLTFCASNIIHHFFCDVNPVLKLACSSTSVNRVVAMTEGLASVMAPFGCIVISYLRILIAVLKIPSASGKCKAFSTCSSHLTVVTLFYGSISYVYFQPLSSYSVKDRIATVIYTVLTSMLNPFIYSLRNKDMKQGLEKLISRIKSHMDSLSTANSMKICGP